A genomic window from Streptomyces broussonetiae includes:
- a CDS encoding DUF2530 domain-containing protein, whose product MAKWTPRHEAPEPLEGPVVATITGGTIVWFVLFLVQLPFYGWFDSHGHLWWLWTCLAGGGLGLIGIWYVRKRDAAIRRATAAGATSVG is encoded by the coding sequence ATGGCTAAGTGGACCCCTAGGCACGAGGCGCCGGAACCCCTGGAGGGCCCCGTGGTCGCCACCATCACGGGCGGCACGATCGTGTGGTTCGTCCTCTTCCTCGTCCAGCTGCCCTTCTACGGCTGGTTCGACAGCCATGGCCATCTGTGGTGGCTGTGGACCTGCCTGGCCGGGGGCGGGCTCGGGCTGATCGGGATCTGGTACGTCAGGAAGCGGGACGCGGCGATCAGGCGGGCGACCGCCGCGGGGGCGACATCGGTCGGATAG